Proteins from a genomic interval of Phlebotomus papatasi isolate M1 chromosome 3, Ppap_2.1, whole genome shotgun sequence:
- the LOC129808322 gene encoding uncharacterized protein LOC129808322 isoform X2: protein MSNIGWNLKAGGAEQPIQPTPPTQIAANNHPPNQPPPSYNSIYPQIPNPIAPSAPYVLQPVQNNMQIPGPGTSTIQSTISPQMQNIISHGQSLLPQQLQDAAAQVQTAISSTLSGNPFWLPASEGQVPPGAVVGGHEVGGEKLYVARARHGGALIPGKLVPSHRCCYVPWGGREHSVKHYEVLCNCSGTWISASRGNYSPHALPGGTSEKGETLYIGRANHKGSQTIGKIQPSHKLCYIPYAGKEIGYKSYEVFVPNN, encoded by the exons ATGTCGAACA TTGGTTGGAACTTGAAGGCGGGTGGCGCCGAGCAGCCGATTCAGCCCACACCACCAACTCAAATTGCCGCCAATAATCATCCCCCTAACCAGCCGCCGCCGTCCTACAACTCAATCTACCCACAGATCCCTAACCCTATTGCACCCAGTGCTCCCTACGTCCTTCAGCCTGTGCAGAACAATATGCAGATCCCAGGGCCAGGTACTTCTACCATTCAGTCCACCATATCACCTCAGATGCAGAACATCATCAGCCACGGGCAATCCCTGCTGCCTCAGCAGCTGCAAGATGCTGCTGCACAGGTACAAACGGCCATCAGTAGCACCCTCAGCGGTAATCCCTTCTGGCTGCCGGCCAGTGAAGGTCAAGTGCCGCCTGGTGCCGTCGTTGGGGGTCACGAGGTCGGCGGCGAGAAGCTCTACGTTGCTCGCGCACGACACGGCGGAGCATTGATCCCCGGAAAG TTGGTACCGTCTCACCGCTGCTGCTACGTGCCTTGGGGAGGTCGTGAGCATTCTGTGAAGCACTACGAAGTGCTCTGCAACTGTTCCGGCACCTGGATTTCCGCCTCCCGAGGCAACTACTCGCCCCATGCACTTCCGGGCGGAACGAGCGAGAAGGGCGAGACCCTTTACATCGGCAGAGCGAACCATAAAGGCTCCCAAACCATCGGAAAGATCCAGCCGTCGCACAAGCTCTGCTACATTCCGTACGCCGGAAAGGAAATCGGTTACAAGTCCTACGAAGTCTTCGTGCCCAACAACTAA
- the LOC129808322 gene encoding uncharacterized protein LOC129808322 isoform X1, with the protein MAYGACDSFRAESVFGWNLKAGGAEQPIQPTPPTQIAANNHPPNQPPPSYNSIYPQIPNPIAPSAPYVLQPVQNNMQIPGPGTSTIQSTISPQMQNIISHGQSLLPQQLQDAAAQVQTAISSTLSGNPFWLPASEGQVPPGAVVGGHEVGGEKLYVARARHGGALIPGKLVPSHRCCYVPWGGREHSVKHYEVLCNCSGTWISASRGNYSPHALPGGTSEKGETLYIGRANHKGSQTIGKIQPSHKLCYIPYAGKEIGYKSYEVFVPNN; encoded by the exons ATGGCTTATGGAGCTTGTGATTCTTTCAGAGCTGAGTCGGTTT TTGGTTGGAACTTGAAGGCGGGTGGCGCCGAGCAGCCGATTCAGCCCACACCACCAACTCAAATTGCCGCCAATAATCATCCCCCTAACCAGCCGCCGCCGTCCTACAACTCAATCTACCCACAGATCCCTAACCCTATTGCACCCAGTGCTCCCTACGTCCTTCAGCCTGTGCAGAACAATATGCAGATCCCAGGGCCAGGTACTTCTACCATTCAGTCCACCATATCACCTCAGATGCAGAACATCATCAGCCACGGGCAATCCCTGCTGCCTCAGCAGCTGCAAGATGCTGCTGCACAGGTACAAACGGCCATCAGTAGCACCCTCAGCGGTAATCCCTTCTGGCTGCCGGCCAGTGAAGGTCAAGTGCCGCCTGGTGCCGTCGTTGGGGGTCACGAGGTCGGCGGCGAGAAGCTCTACGTTGCTCGCGCACGACACGGCGGAGCATTGATCCCCGGAAAG TTGGTACCGTCTCACCGCTGCTGCTACGTGCCTTGGGGAGGTCGTGAGCATTCTGTGAAGCACTACGAAGTGCTCTGCAACTGTTCCGGCACCTGGATTTCCGCCTCCCGAGGCAACTACTCGCCCCATGCACTTCCGGGCGGAACGAGCGAGAAGGGCGAGACCCTTTACATCGGCAGAGCGAACCATAAAGGCTCCCAAACCATCGGAAAGATCCAGCCGTCGCACAAGCTCTGCTACATTCCGTACGCCGGAAAGGAAATCGGTTACAAGTCCTACGAAGTCTTCGTGCCCAACAACTAA